The proteins below are encoded in one region of Terriglobia bacterium:
- a CDS encoding divalent metal cation transporter — protein sequence MYWISKTFHLLTRLQRRTLIFLAVLGPGIITMVADNDAGGISTYAVTGSKYGFSLLWIFFILVPMAYCVQEMTVRLGAVTKRGHAEAIFEGFGSFWGWFSLIDLAIVNWLTLVTEFIGMTAAMSLFGIPPWLTFIAITMLLFVVVVSGRYWTFEKVTLLFCAFNLVYIPAAFWAMKTPTAPAWSAVAHGLLVPTLATGLTGELLFIILANIGTTITPWQIFFQQSSVVDKGLDLHDIGFGKVDTFAGSLVTCIVAAFIIIATGAAFHFHQPPIVVEDAQQTAQALVPLLPHGQGELARTLFAVGLFDAGFLGALCISLSTSWAVGEVFGWAHSLNKKIKEAPWFYGIYLFMLLTSGAVVLIPGAPLITITMFVQVVAVTLLPSALVFLILILNSRDFMGDRVNTRAQNIVNWSIVLFVTIMSTLFAISTLFPNWFRTAG from the coding sequence ATGTACTGGATCAGCAAGACCTTTCATCTCCTGACCCGCCTGCAGCGACGCACTCTTATCTTCCTGGCCGTGCTCGGTCCGGGCATCATCACGATGGTCGCCGATAACGATGCCGGTGGCATATCCACCTACGCAGTAACCGGCTCCAAGTACGGATTCAGCCTGCTTTGGATCTTTTTTATCCTGGTCCCAATGGCTTATTGCGTTCAGGAGATGACTGTCCGTCTCGGGGCCGTCACCAAGCGCGGACATGCTGAGGCCATCTTTGAGGGATTCGGCAGCTTTTGGGGCTGGTTTTCGCTGATCGACCTCGCGATCGTGAACTGGCTGACGCTGGTGACCGAGTTCATCGGGATGACGGCGGCGATGAGTCTGTTCGGTATTCCTCCTTGGCTGACCTTCATCGCCATCACCATGCTTTTGTTTGTGGTGGTCGTCTCCGGGCGCTATTGGACTTTTGAAAAAGTGACTCTCCTCTTTTGCGCCTTCAACCTTGTCTATATCCCTGCCGCCTTCTGGGCGATGAAAACGCCGACGGCACCGGCTTGGAGCGCCGTCGCCCATGGCCTGCTGGTGCCCACGCTGGCGACCGGCCTCACCGGTGAGCTTCTGTTCATTATCCTGGCCAACATCGGCACGACGATCACGCCTTGGCAGATCTTTTTCCAGCAGAGTTCGGTAGTGGACAAGGGACTGGATCTGCACGACATCGGATTCGGCAAGGTGGACACTTTCGCGGGCTCGCTGGTAACCTGTATTGTCGCGGCTTTCATCATCATAGCGACCGGTGCTGCATTCCACTTCCACCAGCCGCCTATTGTCGTCGAGGACGCCCAACAGACGGCCCAGGCGCTTGTGCCTCTGCTCCCTCACGGACAAGGGGAACTCGCACGCACGCTCTTTGCGGTCGGCCTGTTCGACGCAGGCTTTCTGGGAGCCCTGTGTATCTCGCTTTCCACTTCCTGGGCGGTGGGTGAGGTGTTCGGCTGGGCCCACTCGCTCAACAAGAAGATAAAAGAGGCCCCATGGTTTTACGGGATTTACCTCTTCATGCTCCTCACCTCCGGAGCCGTCGTTTTGATTCCCGGCGCACCGCTTATCACCATTACCATGTTTGTCCAAGTGGTCGCAGTCACTCTGCTCCCGTCAGCACTCGTGTTCCTGATCCTGATTCTGAACTCCAGGGATTTCATGGGCGACCGGGTAAACACGCGGGCGCAGAACATCGTCAACTGGAGCATTGTGTTATTCGTCACGATCATGTCCACTCTCTTCGCAATCAGCACGCTTTTCCCCAACTGGTTCCGGACTGCTGGATAG
- a CDS encoding cbb3-type cytochrome c oxidase subunit I, with the protein MPNRVMPISSRWLQAAILTYLVGFCVLGLLAYLTYAQKPPIPGRVVSTGGETLFTRADVMAGMNVFQRYGLMEYGTVYGHGAYLGPDFTAEYLHKSAEFLISRYQEDPLAGLSPTVRVQAELHENAYDPMIDSVLWSDARVQAHRMMEKYYQALFAAGVSKGGAQAAWIKDPEQIRQLTAFFAWTAWTGTANRPGRADSYTNNWPSEPLAGNFITADAVTWSAISIIGLLGGTGLVLFFFGRYDWLGWGGERLQVDFRPVEEVSLAPAQRAVVWFLAVTSLLFLIQTFCGGLVAHYRAEPGNFFGLDISRLLPYNIARTWHLQLAIFWVSTSYLATGIFMVPLVAGHEPRGQTRLALALLAALATVVFGSLAGEYAGVKGWLGTGQWFWLGHQGWEYLDLGRVWQVLLVIGLFFWVLILARGLRRTLRDQHYGNMPWLLFYAALAIPVFYAVGLLTGPKTSFVVNDFWRFWVVHLWVEDFMELFTTVVVAYMFVLLGAVRQTTALRIIYLDVILYSIGGVVGTMHHLYFSGTPPVHMALGATFSALEVIPLVLLTLEAWGFMRSGAQSAVAGRQLHRWAIWFLVSVGVWNFFGAGVFGFLINLPVVSYYEIGTNLTANHGHTAMMGVYGMLAIGLLLFCLRYLMRTDKWSDRAAQLSFWSLNIGLVWMAFFNLFPVGIVQLHDAVSNGYWHARSLDFIMRQWVHALEWMRLPGDLLFITGGAIPICWLCMRALRYRNPKHSEDGTDPPAQLFAVAQNPESRR; encoded by the coding sequence ATGCCGAATCGAGTGATGCCGATATCCTCTCGGTGGCTGCAAGCCGCGATATTGACCTACCTGGTCGGCTTCTGTGTGCTGGGTTTGCTCGCCTACCTCACCTATGCGCAAAAGCCCCCGATCCCAGGACGCGTCGTAAGCACCGGAGGCGAAACCCTCTTCACCCGCGCCGATGTCATGGCGGGGATGAATGTGTTTCAGCGCTATGGCCTCATGGAGTACGGCACGGTCTACGGCCACGGCGCTTACCTCGGCCCCGACTTTACGGCCGAGTATCTGCACAAGAGCGCGGAGTTCCTGATCAGCCGCTATCAGGAGGACCCGCTCGCCGGGCTGTCGCCCACGGTAAGAGTGCAGGCAGAGCTTCATGAGAACGCATATGACCCCATGATCGACAGCGTCCTCTGGAGCGATGCGCGCGTCCAGGCGCATCGCATGATGGAGAAATACTATCAAGCGCTATTCGCTGCGGGTGTGAGCAAGGGCGGGGCACAGGCAGCCTGGATCAAGGATCCTGAGCAGATTCGTCAATTGACCGCATTTTTCGCCTGGACTGCCTGGACCGGAACAGCCAACCGGCCGGGCCGGGCCGATTCCTACACCAACAATTGGCCCTCTGAACCGCTCGCCGGCAATTTCATCACTGCCGACGCGGTTACCTGGAGCGCCATTTCCATCATCGGGCTGCTGGGCGGCACGGGCCTGGTGCTCTTTTTTTTCGGCCGCTACGACTGGCTCGGTTGGGGCGGTGAACGCCTTCAGGTGGACTTTCGTCCGGTGGAAGAGGTCAGCCTGGCACCCGCCCAGCGAGCCGTCGTCTGGTTTCTCGCGGTAACTTCCCTGCTTTTCCTGATCCAGACATTCTGCGGCGGGCTGGTCGCGCACTACCGGGCGGAGCCGGGCAACTTCTTCGGCCTGGACATCTCCCGTCTCCTGCCCTACAACATCGCCCGCACCTGGCATTTGCAGCTCGCCATCTTCTGGGTCTCGACGTCCTACCTCGCCACCGGCATTTTCATGGTGCCTCTGGTCGCGGGCCACGAGCCGCGCGGCCAAACCCGGCTGGCGCTGGCTCTGCTCGCCGCCTTGGCGACTGTCGTCTTCGGCAGCCTGGCAGGCGAGTACGCGGGCGTCAAGGGTTGGCTGGGAACGGGCCAGTGGTTCTGGCTCGGACACCAGGGCTGGGAGTACCTCGATCTCGGCCGCGTGTGGCAGGTGCTGCTGGTCATAGGTCTGTTTTTCTGGGTTTTGATCCTGGCCCGAGGCTTGAGGCGGACGCTTCGGGATCAGCACTATGGCAACATGCCCTGGCTGCTGTTCTACGCAGCGCTGGCAATCCCTGTCTTCTATGCTGTCGGCCTGCTGACCGGTCCCAAGACGAGCTTCGTTGTCAACGACTTTTGGCGTTTCTGGGTGGTTCATCTCTGGGTCGAGGACTTCATGGAGCTCTTCACCACCGTGGTGGTGGCCTACATGTTTGTTCTGCTGGGAGCGGTGCGCCAGACAACCGCGCTGCGCATCATCTACCTCGACGTAATTCTCTATTCGATCGGCGGAGTCGTGGGCACGATGCACCATCTCTACTTCAGCGGCACGCCGCCGGTCCACATGGCTCTGGGCGCCACCTTTTCCGCTCTTGAAGTCATTCCTCTGGTTCTGCTCACCCTCGAAGCATGGGGTTTCATGAGGTCCGGAGCGCAGTCGGCCGTAGCTGGCCGGCAACTGCATCGCTGGGCGATATGGTTCCTGGTGTCGGTAGGGGTCTGGAACTTCTTCGGTGCAGGGGTGTTTGGTTTCCTTATCAACCTCCCGGTGGTGAGCTATTACGAAATCGGAACCAACCTGACCGCCAACCACGGCCACACTGCCATGATGGGCGTCTATGGCATGCTCGCGATCGGCCTGCTTCTCTTCTGCCTGCGTTACCTGATGCGGACAGACAAATGGAGCGACCGCGCTGCCCAGCTCTCCTTCTGGTCGCTCAACATCGGCCTGGTCTGGATGGCTTTTTTCAATCTTTTCCCGGTCGGGATTGTCCAGCTTCACGACGCCGTAAGCAACGGCTATTGGCACGCGCGGAGCCTTGACTTCATCATGAGACAATGGGTGCACGCGCTGGAGTGGATGCGGCTGCCCGGCGATCTCCTGTTCATCACCGGCGGAGCCATTCCCATCTGCTGGCTATGTATGCGGGCGCTGCGCTATCGCAACCCGAAGCATAGCGAGGACGGGACCGATCCTCCCGCCCAGCTGTTTGCGGTTGCACAGAACCCGGAGAGTCGCAGGTGA
- a CDS encoding acyl-CoA dehydrogenase family protein, protein MDYFLTDEQKEIRRLAREIAEKEIRPIAPHCDRSGEFPWPIVKLMAATDLFRVFIDEAYEGMAGKSAIFNMVLVTEELSRACGGIALSFAGTALGALPIIIAGDEGQKRRFLPDIAAGRKLAAFALTEPQAGSDAGAIATVAHRDGDCYILNGTKQWVTNGGEAELYAVFALTNPGKGPRGASCIVVEKGTSGFEFGKKEDKMGIRASATRELTFQDCRVPVANRLGREGTGFITAMRTFDLSRPGVAAQAVGIAQGALDLALEYACTRRQFGSPVSSFQGLRFTLADMAVRVEAARALTYAVARHIDSDPDQRPTMYSAMSKCFASDMAVQVTSDAVQIFGGYGYMRDYPIEKYMRDAKITQIYEGTNQIQRDEIGKALISSFHAARPLRTMQALQ, encoded by the coding sequence ATGGATTATTTCCTGACCGATGAGCAGAAAGAGATACGACGTTTGGCCCGGGAGATCGCCGAGAAGGAGATCCGGCCCATCGCTCCGCACTGTGACCGCAGCGGCGAATTCCCCTGGCCCATCGTCAAGCTGATGGCCGCGACCGACCTCTTCCGGGTGTTTATCGACGAGGCGTATGAGGGGATGGCGGGAAAGTCGGCCATCTTCAATATGGTGCTGGTCACCGAAGAGCTCTCGAGAGCCTGCGGCGGGATCGCTCTGAGTTTCGCCGGCACCGCCCTGGGAGCGCTCCCCATCATTATTGCGGGTGATGAGGGGCAGAAGAGGCGCTTCCTCCCCGACATTGCTGCCGGCAGAAAGTTGGCCGCGTTTGCGCTCACCGAGCCTCAAGCCGGCTCGGACGCCGGTGCCATCGCAACCGTCGCGCATCGGGACGGCGATTGCTATATCCTCAATGGGACCAAGCAGTGGGTCACCAACGGCGGCGAGGCGGAGCTCTATGCCGTCTTTGCGCTGACCAATCCCGGCAAGGGCCCCAGGGGTGCGTCCTGCATCGTGGTGGAAAAGGGAACCTCGGGCTTCGAATTCGGCAAGAAGGAAGACAAGATGGGAATTCGCGCATCGGCAACGCGCGAGCTGACCTTCCAGGATTGCCGGGTTCCGGTGGCAAACCGCCTGGGCCGCGAGGGAACCGGCTTCATCACCGCGATGAGGACGTTTGATTTGTCTCGCCCCGGGGTTGCAGCACAGGCGGTGGGCATCGCACAGGGGGCGCTCGACCTCGCATTGGAGTATGCCTGTACGCGCCGCCAGTTCGGCTCGCCGGTGTCGTCATTCCAGGGCCTGCGTTTCACGCTGGCCGACATGGCGGTGCGGGTGGAAGCAGCACGCGCGCTGACATACGCGGTGGCCCGCCATATCGACTCCGATCCTGACCAACGGCCGACAATGTATTCGGCGATGTCCAAGTGTTTCGCTTCGGACATGGCTGTGCAGGTCACGAGCGATGCCGTACAGATCTTCGGGGGCTACGGGTACATGCGGGACTACCCCATCGAAAAATATATGCGCGACGCCAAGATCACTCAGATCTACGAGGGCACAAATCAGATTCAGCGCGATGAAATCGGTAAAGCCCTGATCAGTTCGTTTCATGCCGCGCGCCCGCTGCGCACGATGCAGGCGTTGCAGTAA
- the tadA gene encoding tRNA adenosine(34) deaminase TadA → MERATAEQWMLEALAEARKAESAGEIPVGAIVLINDKIVGRGHNHSVHLHDPSAHAEILALRQAARNMKNYRLPGSILIVTVEPCVMCAGAMIQARVEEVIYGATDPKAGSLDSHFHLASAVELNHRFEVMSGILEGECSFLMRTFFASRRQPPSY, encoded by the coding sequence ATGGAACGAGCCACAGCGGAACAGTGGATGCTTGAGGCCCTCGCCGAGGCCCGCAAAGCCGAGAGTGCGGGTGAAATCCCGGTGGGCGCCATCGTGCTTATCAACGACAAGATTGTCGGGCGCGGCCACAACCATTCCGTACATCTGCACGATCCCTCGGCGCACGCCGAAATCCTGGCTCTGCGCCAGGCAGCCCGAAACATGAAGAACTACCGGCTGCCCGGCTCGATCCTGATTGTGACCGTGGAGCCCTGCGTCATGTGTGCCGGGGCCATGATCCAGGCCCGCGTTGAGGAAGTCATCTATGGGGCCACCGACCCGAAAGCGGGCTCTCTCGACTCACACTTCCACCTCGCGAGCGCGGTCGAGCTCAATCACAGGTTTGAAGTGATGTCCGGCATCCTGGAAGGCGAATGCAGTTTCCTGATGCGGACATTCTTCGCCTCCCGCCGGCAGCCGCCTTCTTACTAG
- a CDS encoding MinD/ParA family protein, translated as MSNEQRGRRYAIVSGKGGVGKTVITANLAAAFASSGHRTLVLDADLGLANLDVILGINPSGTIQDVLAGNLTLEEVLVRTRGGFDLLPAGSGTLETNLLTPDLATGLSQLLDKLDTRYDSILFDAGAGIGEVVLFFARMADEIVLIVTPEPTSLMDAYAMVKILALRFGCRDFRLVVNQADPHHPEQAGTVIANHLQQVVSRFLCVDGGLPIRLHFTGSLPLDPAVSRSVTRQRLLAENDPQAPVAAIITRLAESLQTGLPGRTQEH; from the coding sequence ATGAGCAATGAACAGCGCGGTCGCCGTTATGCGATCGTCAGCGGTAAGGGCGGGGTGGGAAAAACCGTAATCACCGCCAACCTCGCCGCCGCTTTCGCCTCCTCGGGACACCGTACTCTGGTGCTGGACGCCGATTTGGGCCTCGCCAACCTCGATGTCATTCTGGGGATCAATCCATCCGGCACCATACAGGACGTCCTGGCCGGCAATCTTACGCTCGAGGAAGTCCTGGTGCGCACTCGCGGCGGCTTCGATTTGCTGCCCGCCGGATCCGGCACGCTGGAAACGAACCTGCTGACTCCGGACCTGGCGACGGGCTTGAGTCAGTTGCTCGATAAGCTCGATACTCGTTATGACTCCATTCTTTTCGATGCCGGAGCAGGCATTGGCGAGGTCGTGCTGTTTTTCGCCCGGATGGCCGACGAAATCGTGCTCATAGTAACGCCGGAACCAACCTCTCTCATGGATGCATACGCAATGGTGAAGATTCTGGCACTGCGGTTCGGCTGCAGGGATTTCCGACTCGTGGTCAATCAGGCCGACCCTCATCACCCCGAACAAGCCGGCACGGTGATAGCCAACCATCTGCAGCAGGTCGTGTCGAGGTTCCTGTGTGTCGATGGTGGCCTTCCGATCCGTCTTCATTTCACGGGTTCCCTCCCTCTGGATCCCGCGGTCAGCAGGTCCGTCACCCGCCAGCGACTGCTCGCTGAGAATGACCCGCAAGCTCCGGTTGCGGCGATCATCACCCGCCTGGCCGAATCTCTCCAGACCGGGCTGCCGGGGCGCACGCAGGAGCATTGA
- a CDS encoding GGDEF domain-containing protein, giving the protein MPHDSHGGAIISGYSRERVTEVGNWQGLDLTTAIRILEHAGRSDPTRLDLEPQAQIQALIDALCDLSMHDGLTGLVNPTFFRAALASEIDRGSRTGHTCGVMMLDLDRFKLVNDTYGHHVGDYVLKAVAIRLKKSLRSMDLAARIGGEEFAVMLPECTPEDAVRAAIRIHGHLNPLVVTAGELTLNVTTSAGLVWTEPSIDVSPKIILAQADAELYRAKRSGRQYLAYPELIQTRVSAAEQASIVLPRFEEESYEQ; this is encoded by the coding sequence ATGCCCCATGACAGCCATGGCGGCGCGATCATCTCAGGCTATTCAAGGGAAAGAGTCACTGAAGTGGGCAACTGGCAGGGACTGGATCTCACTACCGCCATTCGAATCCTGGAGCACGCCGGCCGATCCGACCCGACCCGGCTCGACTTGGAGCCGCAGGCACAGATTCAGGCCCTCATCGATGCGCTCTGCGACCTGTCCATGCACGACGGGCTCACGGGGCTCGTCAATCCCACTTTCTTTCGCGCAGCCCTGGCAAGCGAAATCGACCGTGGTTCGCGAACCGGCCACACGTGCGGGGTAATGATGCTCGACCTGGATCGGTTCAAACTCGTCAACGACACCTATGGCCACCATGTGGGGGACTACGTCCTGAAAGCGGTCGCTATCCGGTTGAAAAAGTCGCTGCGCAGCATGGACTTGGCGGCCCGCATCGGAGGCGAAGAGTTCGCCGTCATGCTCCCGGAATGCACGCCAGAAGATGCTGTGCGCGCGGCGATACGGATTCACGGCCATCTTAACCCGCTTGTCGTTACTGCCGGAGAGCTGACGTTGAACGTAACCACGAGTGCCGGCCTGGTCTGGACCGAGCCGAGCATTGACGTTTCCCCCAAAATAATTCTGGCGCAGGCCGACGCCGAGCTCTACCGGGCCAAGCGATCAGGAAGGCAATACCTGGCTTATCCGGAGCTTATTCAAACCCGCGTGTCGGCGGCAGAGCAGGCTTCCATCGTCCTGCCCCGATTCGAGGAGGAATCTTATGAGCAATGA
- a CDS encoding Smr/MutS family protein, translating into MPEEPVEVPIEDWIDLHTFQPQEVKSVVEEYLFQALAKGFTQVRIIHGRGIGVQRQIVQRFLSSHPAVICFEDTPDRGATLVHLNLHPR; encoded by the coding sequence TTGCCCGAGGAACCGGTCGAGGTACCGATCGAGGACTGGATTGACCTGCACACCTTCCAGCCTCAGGAAGTCAAGAGCGTGGTCGAGGAATACCTCTTCCAGGCATTGGCGAAAGGATTTACCCAGGTGCGCATCATTCACGGCCGCGGCATCGGAGTGCAGCGCCAGATCGTGCAGCGGTTTCTGAGCAGCCATCCTGCCGTCATATGTTTCGAAGACACTCCGGATCGCGGCGCCACTCTGGTTCATCTCAACCTGCACCCTCGTTGA
- the lepB gene encoding signal peptidase I, giving the protein MRGKPVPKKIAAVQGSRSPILTFVKELTFILCAVLIINSFVMASFEVPTGSMEDTVAIGDRVFVNKFIYGGSTPYTIPLTSIRIPHLRVPGFRSVARGDVIVFDWPGGRDEIEKPIQMWYLKRCIGLPGDTILIKNQMLFVNGNAVPDPAHAKHIRGAVLSPGQADRYIFPRGSDFNADNYGPIAVPRKGMKLALTAANFPAWEVFIRREGHDAMLEDEQVMIDGRVAREYTVQRDYVFAMGDNRDNSLDSRFWGFVPYEDVIGTPMIVYWSWNPAIPIYHLIDKLTSVKLGRIGTIIH; this is encoded by the coding sequence ATGAGAGGGAAACCCGTTCCGAAGAAGATTGCCGCGGTCCAAGGATCCAGATCCCCGATCCTGACCTTTGTCAAAGAGCTGACGTTCATCCTTTGCGCTGTGCTGATTATCAACAGCTTTGTCATGGCTTCTTTTGAAGTCCCGACTGGTTCGATGGAAGATACGGTGGCTATCGGCGACCGTGTCTTTGTCAACAAGTTCATCTACGGCGGCTCGACCCCGTATACAATTCCGCTCACCTCGATCCGCATACCGCACCTCCGGGTACCGGGCTTCCGCAGTGTCGCCCGCGGCGACGTCATTGTTTTCGATTGGCCCGGCGGCCGCGACGAGATCGAGAAGCCCATCCAGATGTGGTATTTGAAACGCTGCATCGGCCTGCCCGGTGACACCATCCTGATAAAAAACCAGATGTTGTTTGTGAATGGCAATGCCGTTCCCGACCCGGCCCACGCCAAGCACATCCGCGGTGCCGTGCTTTCGCCGGGCCAGGCAGATCGCTACATTTTTCCACGCGGGTCCGATTTCAACGCAGACAATTACGGCCCCATAGCCGTTCCCCGCAAGGGAATGAAGCTGGCACTTACAGCCGCCAACTTCCCGGCCTGGGAGGTCTTCATCCGCCGCGAAGGGCATGACGCTATGCTCGAGGATGAACAGGTCATGATCGACGGCAGGGTGGCACGCGAATACACGGTCCAGCGCGACTATGTTTTCGCCATGGGCGACAACCGGGACAACAGCCTGGACAGCCGTTTCTGGGGTTTCGTTCCCTACGAGGACGTCATCGGAACGCCCATGATTGTCTACTGGTCATGGAATCCGGCGATTCCGATCTATCATCTGATCGATAAGCTGACCTCCGTCAAGCTGGGCCGCATCGGCACGATCATCCACTGA
- a CDS encoding polysaccharide export protein, producing the protein MKKILLGTSLFFAVAVLGFAQQKPPAKGGTPKPPAAVALQQKETVPQVSENFVIGLEDVLQINVWKEPDFSVQSVVVRPDGKITLPVIGDIQANGLTTKQLQDSYIDRLRTYVKDPTVTVIVVKIESQKVSIVGAVGKPGAYPMGAPMTVLELIAKAGGLTDYAKATRIKILRKKDGRLLLFNYKDAINGRNLKQNVILENGDMVLVP; encoded by the coding sequence ATGAAGAAGATCTTGCTTGGCACGAGTTTGTTTTTCGCAGTTGCAGTTTTGGGCTTCGCACAACAAAAACCGCCGGCTAAGGGCGGTACTCCAAAGCCCCCGGCAGCGGTGGCGCTGCAGCAAAAAGAGACCGTTCCTCAGGTCAGCGAGAATTTTGTGATCGGCCTGGAAGACGTCCTGCAAATCAACGTGTGGAAGGAACCCGATTTTTCCGTGCAATCCGTGGTTGTCCGGCCCGACGGGAAAATCACTCTGCCTGTGATTGGTGACATTCAGGCGAACGGATTGACCACAAAGCAACTGCAGGATAGCTATATCGATCGGCTCAGGACATATGTGAAGGACCCGACTGTCACCGTGATTGTGGTGAAGATCGAAAGTCAGAAGGTCTCCATAGTCGGTGCGGTCGGCAAACCCGGAGCTTATCCTATGGGCGCGCCCATGACCGTGCTGGAATTGATCGCCAAAGCGGGCGGATTGACCGACTATGCCAAGGCTACGCGCATCAAAATTCTGCGAAAAAAGGACGGTCGTTTACTTTTGTTCAACTACAAAGATGCCATCAACGGCAGGAACCTGAAGCAGAACGTGATCCTGGAAAACGGAGACATGGTCCTGGTGCCCTGA
- the nadC gene encoding carboxylating nicotinate-nucleotide diphosphorylase, protein MKPAAASVTPPYLLLYEETVRRALLEDLGRAGDLTTDAIVAAGEEAVASMIARAPGRIAGLEVAVCAFRCLDARVRAEILVADGSDAPAGEHLAVVSGPARAILSAERTALNFLGRLCGIATATRGIVAAVAHTGAQVVCTRKTTPGLRSLEKYAVRAGGGANHRFGLDDAVLIKDNHRLIAGGITEAVRRVRRHAGHMVKIEVEVDTLVELEEALGLGVDAILLDNMPVDMLAQGVHLARGKALTEASGGITPANAAAIAATGVDLLSVGWLTHSSAALDVSLDLAIRL, encoded by the coding sequence ATGAAGCCCGCAGCAGCATCCGTCACGCCACCCTATCTTCTGCTTTACGAAGAGACCGTACGCCGCGCCCTGCTTGAGGACCTGGGCCGTGCCGGCGATCTTACTACCGATGCCATTGTTGCCGCCGGCGAGGAAGCGGTCGCCTCGATGATCGCGCGCGCCCCGGGGCGCATCGCCGGCCTGGAGGTTGCGGTCTGTGCGTTCCGGTGCCTCGATGCGCGCGTGCGCGCGGAAATTCTCGTCGCCGATGGCAGCGATGCGCCTGCCGGTGAGCACCTCGCCGTGGTAAGCGGTCCCGCCCGCGCCATTTTATCGGCCGAGCGGACGGCTCTGAATTTTCTGGGGCGCTTGTGCGGGATCGCCACCGCCACGCGCGGCATCGTCGCTGCCGTGGCGCACACCGGCGCCCAAGTCGTGTGTACCCGCAAGACCACGCCGGGCCTGCGGTCGCTTGAAAAATACGCGGTAAGAGCAGGAGGCGGCGCCAATCATCGTTTCGGCCTCGATGACGCGGTTCTGATCAAGGACAATCACCGGCTGATCGCGGGCGGGATCACCGAGGCGGTCCGGCGCGTGCGCAGGCACGCAGGGCACATGGTAAAAATCGAAGTCGAGGTGGATACGCTCGTCGAATTGGAGGAAGCTCTCGGCCTGGGCGTCGATGCGATTCTCCTGGATAACATGCCCGTCGACATGCTGGCACAGGGAGTTCATCTGGCCCGAGGGAAGGCGCTCACTGAAGCTTCCGGAGGCATTACACCAGCAAATGCCGCCGCCATTGCCGCTACAGGGGTCGATCTTCTGTCGGTAGGCTGGTTGACACACAGCTCAGCCGCGCTCGACGTGTCCCTCGATCTCGCGATCAGGCTTTGA
- the nadA gene encoding quinolinate synthase NadA — MLIMSISEAQAMSLRALDPILAPEDLAFTPEVKRGTAAVYERLRDVIPEIEWPVHAPYIAAIRRLKVERKAVILAHNYQTPEIFHGVADLTGDSLALAREAAQTDAERIVLCGVHFMAETAKLLNPEKIVLIPDLEAGCSLADAVTAEDVRLLRERYPGVPVVTYVNTSAAVKAESDLCCTSANAVAAVESLGADRVILLPDEYLGRYVAGQTKVQVILWRGHCEVHERFSARDLRNYRQQYGDLVVLAHPECPPDVLAEADFVGSTAGMIRHVGTFRPRRVVMVTECSMSDNVAVEFPEIQFVRPCNLCPHMKRITLPKILNSLLYEEHVIEVEPGIAERARRAVQRMINLPKASR; from the coding sequence ATGCTCATAATGAGCATAAGTGAGGCACAAGCTATGAGTCTAAGAGCACTGGATCCGATCCTCGCGCCGGAGGATCTGGCCTTCACCCCCGAGGTCAAGCGCGGCACCGCTGCGGTTTATGAGCGGCTGCGGGACGTCATCCCGGAGATCGAGTGGCCGGTCCATGCCCCCTACATTGCCGCCATCCGGCGACTGAAGGTGGAGCGCAAGGCCGTCATCCTCGCCCACAACTACCAGACCCCGGAGATCTTTCACGGAGTTGCCGACCTGACCGGCGACTCGCTGGCTCTGGCTCGGGAAGCGGCCCAGACAGACGCCGAGCGGATCGTGCTGTGCGGTGTTCATTTCATGGCCGAAACAGCTAAGCTGCTGAATCCTGAAAAGATTGTGCTGATCCCCGACCTCGAGGCCGGTTGTTCGCTGGCCGATGCCGTCACGGCCGAGGATGTGCGCCTGCTGCGCGAGCGCTACCCCGGTGTGCCGGTCGTGACCTATGTGAACACTTCGGCGGCCGTGAAAGCCGAGTCGGATCTCTGCTGCACGTCGGCCAACGCCGTCGCGGCCGTGGAGTCGCTTGGCGCCGATCGCGTCATTCTGCTGCCGGACGAATATCTCGGCCGCTATGTGGCGGGACAGACCAAGGTGCAGGTGATTCTCTGGCGCGGGCATTGCGAGGTTCACGAACGGTTTTCGGCCCGGGATCTGCGCAACTACCGGCAGCAGTACGGCGATCTCGTCGTTCTCGCTCATCCGGAATGTCCGCCGGATGTGCTTGCCGAAGCGGACTTCGTCGGGTCCACAGCCGGCATGATCCGCCATGTTGGCACCTTCCGGCCGCGGCGTGTGGTGATGGTGACCGAATGTTCCATGAGCGACAATGTGGCTGTGGAATTTCCGGAGATTCAGTTCGTGCGCCCCTGCAACCTGTGCCCCCACATGAAGCGCATCACTCTGCCCAAGATACTGAATTCCCTTCTGTACGAGGAGCACGTGATCGAGGTCGAACCCGGCATCGCCGAGCGTGCCCGCCGCGCCGTCCAGAGGATGATCAACCTCCCCAAGGCGAGCCGCTGA